gctattgtggacattgctgctataaacatcagggtgcaggtgtcccagcatttcattgcatctgtatctttcgggtaaatccccagcagtgcaattgctgggtcatagggcagatctatttttaaatctttgaggaacctccacacagttctccagaatggctgcaccagttcacattctcaccaacagtgcaggagggttcccctttctccacatcctctccaacatttgtggtttcctgccttgttgattttctagggtgcagatcctttacctctttggttaggtttattcctaggtatcttctgcttttgggtgcaattgtaaatggaattgacaacttaatttctctttcttcagtctcattgtgtaTAGAAgtgctactgatttctgggcattaactttgtatcctgccacattgccgaattgctgtatgagttctaggaatcttggggtggagtcttttaggttttctaaaaacctaaaatgttttttatgtacactatcatgtcatctgcaaagagggagcatttgacttcttctttcccaatttgaatgccttctatttctttttgttgtctgattgctgaggagGCTAGGAcatctaatactatgttgaatatcagtggtgagagtggacatccctgtcgtgttcctaatcttaggggaaaggctcacAGGTTtttcccactgagaatgatatttgctgtgggcttttcatagatggcttttaaggatctgaaatgttccctctatccctacactctgcagagttttgatcaggaatggatgctgtattttgtcaaatgctttctctgcatctattgagaggatcatatagttcttgttttttcttttgttgatgtaATCTGTCACATTGattactttatgattttttttgggggggcggggcttgggggtagagaaataaacaaaatgtccCTATAGTTTAATGGCAGAGCTAGAAGAGAGCATTTATAGCTATTCCGGGACGCTCCAACAGAAAGCTTTTCCTGAATGCAGAGACATTCATAATACTGATAACTCAGTCGACAGCTCTGGCTTGTACACGTGGTCACGATGCCCTCCGTATAGCAGAGAAGAGCACAACAGAATGCCTGACAGGCATCTGACAGCATACAGCAAAACTAAAGGCTgaactcccccccacacacagaacctcattaaaaaaaagtttgcctaTTACAAAGTCAcgttttctgtttttctgctttatAAAGTCAGCGATGTTGGAGGGTGTCTAGTGGAATCCGTCATCCAGGAATGAGTGCAAAAGGGGAGCACATGGCTCAGGGATGTCCCTTCAGTGAGCAGATGGAAGGACCAGCTGGAGACCTCACATCCATTTCggataaacacacatatacagaaaAGGATTATTGCCAGCTTGTGTACTTTCACAATGTGATTTTTGTATTTCAAAGCTTGAATTGTCCTTGATGCTGTTGGTGTGGGTTTTGTACTCCATCATGGTGTTGGGAGGTAGGTTAAGCACTCGCTGAAGCATATCCTGGATGCGGGCTGTGGTTGCTTGGTCACTGGCAGTCCTATTCCATATTGAAATAATGCCCTCCTGAAAGCAGACAGAGACCACAGCCCCACAGATTTCCTCCCCAACCATGAACTGTTCCCCCAATATGGCCAGGAGAAGATTCTCCCAGCAACAGGATGCCAAGCCCTTCCACAGTTGAATAATCCACTTGccaccatttttatttgcatcatcCTCCCACAGGGGCTTAATTCCTTCTTTGAACAGATGGAGGTCACTGTGGCCTGACAGGTCCCAAGGATGTACCATGTGGCTATAAAACCTCCAGAACTGCTCCACAGCGGCAAAGGTGCCGATCAGTTTGATATTCTGCTTGTAGCTCTGTGAGctggtgggatgcctgggggctatTCTGGAGTACCAGAAAGTATAGTTGTACTGCAGGGTATGCTCTGCTGGCCCAAGGACAAAAGCCTTCCTCTTACTGTTGCCCTGACTTTTGTCTcgttccattttttctttctcaccatCTTTCTGTGtgctgttttcttcattctgaCCATGGTCCCCACTCTCATCATCTTTCAATGCATCGAACTTGTTCATCCTCTCACCGCCTCCATCACCACTGCCTCACAGAGTCTACTTTATGATTGTTGAACCAGCCtggcatcccagggataaatcccacttggtcatcatcaatcatcttcttaatgtattgttggaccgtactggctagtatcttgttgagaatttttgcatctgtgttcatcagggatattcttttataattgtcctttttggtggggtctttggttttggaattaaggtgatgctggcctcataaaacaagtttggaagtattccatccctttctatcgttccgaacagctttagcagaataggtattatttcttctttaaagttttgatagcattcccctgggaagccatctggccctggacttctgtatcttgggaggtttttgatgactgcttcaattttttcactggttattggcctgttcaggtttcctatttcttccagttccagttttggtagtttgtggttttccagaaatgtgtccatttcttctagactgtctaatttattggcgtatagctgctcataatatgtttttaaaatcttttgtatttccttggtattggtggtgatctctcctttttcattc
The nucleotide sequence above comes from Canis lupus dingo isolate Sandy chromosome X, ASM325472v2, whole genome shotgun sequence. Encoded proteins:
- the LOC125754673 gene encoding eukaryotic translation initiation factor 4E type 2-like; this encodes MNKFDALKDDESGDHGQNEENSTQKDGEKEKMERDKSQGNSKRKAFVLGPAEHTLQYNYTFWYSRIAPRHPTSSQSYKQNIKLIGTFAAVEQFWRFYSHMVHPWDLSGHSDLHLFKEGIKPLWEDDANKNGGKWIIQLWKGLASCCWENLLLAILGEQFMVGEEICGAVVSVCFQEGIISIWNRTASDQATTARIQDMLQRVLNLPPNTMMEYKTHTNSIKDNSSFEIQKSHCESTQAGNNPFLYMCVYPKWM